A stretch of Thermodesulforhabdus norvegica DNA encodes these proteins:
- a CDS encoding glycosyltransferase family 4 protein, whose translation MKVCCYFPNKPFRYGSPSGDRTISEHLVDALVKKGHSWVEASSFRSRLFWLYPDRILTLPLETVAAIRRFLELRPDVWLTYHSYYKSPDLFGWWIGKLKKPDPAKYVIFQGMYSTGPKKKARFKAGYLINSLALMCADLVFSNNLMDLPGLKRIVPGSKLIYLPPGIFPEEFAFSEQARSEVRLRYGIKDGDRVVLSVCRFRPGVKYESMKFLFASLRFVRTPFKLLLIGTGPMYGHVERLAGNLEKVNEKSYVILLGQIARSELWRYYSAADLFAFPGIGESLGMVYLEAQACGLPVIALKGPGVAQVIRDGETGFLVNGRDPEKYARVIESLLEDENLRKLMGESAREFVARERNAHKHYARFVDILEGLVENDS comes from the coding sequence ATGAAGGTATGCTGTTACTTTCCAAATAAGCCCTTTCGTTACGGATCTCCTTCGGGTGACCGTACGATCTCAGAGCATCTCGTAGATGCACTGGTAAAAAAAGGGCATTCCTGGGTGGAAGCATCGTCTTTCCGCTCCAGACTTTTTTGGCTCTATCCCGACAGGATTTTGACTTTACCCCTTGAGACGGTGGCGGCAATACGCAGATTCCTGGAACTCAGGCCCGATGTATGGCTGACTTATCATTCCTACTACAAGTCGCCCGATCTTTTCGGATGGTGGATCGGGAAGCTTAAGAAGCCGGATCCGGCGAAATATGTCATATTTCAGGGTATGTACAGTACGGGCCCGAAGAAAAAAGCCAGATTCAAGGCAGGCTACCTCATCAACTCTCTGGCTTTGATGTGCGCCGATCTCGTCTTTTCAAATAACCTTATGGACTTGCCGGGACTGAAAAGAATCGTTCCCGGGAGTAAACTTATTTATCTGCCTCCCGGAATTTTCCCCGAGGAATTTGCCTTTAGTGAACAGGCAAGATCGGAAGTCAGATTGCGGTACGGCATAAAGGACGGAGATAGGGTTGTCCTCAGCGTTTGCAGGTTCCGTCCGGGAGTCAAATACGAAAGCATGAAGTTCCTTTTCGCTTCTCTCAGGTTTGTCAGGACCCCCTTTAAGCTACTTCTGATCGGGACAGGTCCGATGTACGGGCACGTAGAAAGACTTGCCGGGAACCTTGAAAAGGTCAACGAGAAGTCCTATGTGATCTTGCTCGGTCAAATTGCCCGGAGTGAACTCTGGAGGTATTATTCTGCTGCGGACCTCTTTGCCTTTCCCGGGATAGGCGAGTCTCTCGGCATGGTTTACCTGGAAGCACAGGCCTGTGGGTTGCCCGTTATAGCCCTTAAGGGGCCCGGAGTGGCACAGGTGATCAGAGACGGGGAGACCGGATTCCTTGTGAACGGACGGGATCCGGAAAAGTACGCAAGGGTTATTGAAAGCCTGCTGGAGGACGAAAATCTGAGAAAACTCATGGGAGAGAGTGCAAGAGAATTCGTGGCACGGGAACGAAACGCGCATAAGCATTACGCCAGATTTGTTGATATTCTGGAAGGACTGGTGGAAAATGACTCATGA
- a CDS encoding glycosyltransferase family protein: protein MYSHDTYGLGHIRRTLAIAKNIRSLPANILILTGSPLVGRFTIPRNVDFVRIPGMIKVTNEEYLPLSMKLEATQVLSIRESIILATVKSFRPDVLVVDKAPLGLKKEVVPALEWIREELPSCRTVLGLRDVMDSAEETRRDWEEKNVYVVMDSLYDEIWVYGVQGFYDPVKEYLIPESVSRKVYFTGYIPRYVPTRQELEKVRRDIGLPQDRPTVLVTVGGGGDGYPILDTFLRAFETESSELSFYGLLVTGPFLSSSRFQEVRSRAASLGWRAIRFHKFMEAVIGNSDVVVSMGGYNTICEIFSQCKPCLVVPRTVPREEQLIRAEILHRHGFCDYIKPGFLTPEILREKILKLLSDRSSLSERMKGFPFTAFDVIRQRLIVLKEKGGEQISGPSRNGP, encoded by the coding sequence ATGTATTCCCATGATACCTATGGGCTCGGGCACATCAGGAGAACCCTGGCCATAGCAAAAAACATACGAAGCCTTCCGGCCAATATTTTGATACTTACGGGTTCTCCCCTTGTCGGAAGGTTTACCATCCCGAGAAATGTCGATTTTGTAAGAATTCCCGGCATGATCAAGGTAACCAACGAGGAGTATTTGCCTCTATCAATGAAGCTGGAGGCCACTCAGGTTCTTTCGATACGGGAATCAATAATTCTTGCAACGGTAAAGTCCTTTCGTCCCGATGTGCTCGTCGTGGATAAGGCTCCTCTGGGCCTGAAAAAAGAAGTCGTACCTGCCCTGGAGTGGATAAGAGAGGAACTCCCTTCCTGCCGAACCGTTCTGGGGCTCCGGGATGTCATGGACAGTGCAGAGGAGACGCGGCGGGATTGGGAAGAGAAAAACGTTTACGTGGTGATGGACTCGCTTTACGACGAAATCTGGGTCTATGGGGTCCAGGGGTTTTACGACCCCGTAAAAGAGTATCTAATCCCGGAGTCCGTCTCCCGTAAAGTTTACTTTACCGGTTACATTCCCAGGTACGTTCCTACAAGGCAGGAGCTGGAAAAGGTCCGTAGAGACATCGGACTGCCTCAGGATAGACCCACGGTTCTCGTTACCGTCGGGGGTGGGGGCGATGGCTACCCAATCCTTGATACCTTCCTGAGAGCTTTTGAAACGGAGTCTTCCGAGTTGTCCTTTTACGGACTGCTGGTGACCGGGCCTTTTTTGAGTTCCTCCAGATTTCAGGAGGTCAGAAGCCGGGCGGCCAGCCTGGGCTGGCGCGCCATCAGATTTCACAAGTTTATGGAGGCCGTTATAGGCAACTCCGATGTGGTGGTGAGTATGGGGGGGTATAACACGATCTGTGAGATTTTTTCCCAGTGCAAGCCCTGCCTCGTCGTTCCCCGAACGGTGCCCAGAGAAGAGCAACTCATAAGGGCAGAGATACTGCATCGCCACGGATTTTGTGATTACATTAAGCCAGGTTTTCTTACCCCTGAAATTTTAAGAGAAAAGATTTTAAAATTGCTTTCGGATCGATCAAGTCTTTCCGAGAGGATGAAGGGATTTCCTTTCACGGCTTTTGATGTAATACGGCAAAGGCTGATTGTACTGAAGGAGAAAGGCGGTGAGCAGATCTCGGGGCCTTCTCGGAATGGTCCTTAA
- a CDS encoding ABC transporter ATP-binding protein has protein sequence MADVHYVVRVKDVKKVFEMGNNRVEALKGVSLSVARGEYISIMGPSGSGKTTLFNMIGALDKPTEGKVFIDEVDVSQLDAYELAWLRCHKIGYIFQTFNLIQVMTAIENVTLPMIFAGLHRDEYMEKGMQLLDLVGLKDRAWHRPSELSGGQQQRVAIARALANDPSIILADEPTGNLDLKTGEEIISLLKRLSIEKGVTVISATHDIKMIDVSDRVVWIRDGYIERVETREKLKVSVGGVS, from the coding sequence ATGGCAGATGTCCACTACGTCGTCAGGGTAAAGGACGTTAAAAAGGTCTTTGAAATGGGTAACAATCGCGTTGAAGCCCTTAAAGGGGTTTCTCTGTCGGTTGCCCGTGGCGAGTACATATCCATCATGGGACCATCGGGATCAGGTAAAACGACTCTTTTCAACATGATAGGAGCCCTTGACAAACCGACGGAAGGGAAGGTTTTTATTGATGAAGTCGATGTTTCCCAGCTCGATGCCTATGAACTGGCCTGGTTAAGATGCCATAAGATAGGTTACATATTCCAGACCTTCAACCTGATACAGGTGATGACTGCTATTGAAAACGTAACTCTGCCCATGATTTTTGCAGGTCTGCATCGCGATGAATACATGGAAAAAGGCATGCAGTTACTGGATCTGGTTGGCCTCAAAGACAGAGCATGGCACAGGCCCTCGGAGCTCTCCGGAGGACAGCAACAGCGGGTTGCCATTGCCCGGGCACTGGCAAACGATCCTTCCATTATTCTTGCCGACGAACCAACGGGTAATCTGGACCTGAAAACGGGTGAAGAAATTATTTCACTTCTTAAAAGGCTTTCCATAGAAAAGGGCGTTACGGTCATTTCGGCAACCCACGATATCAAAATGATAGACGTTTCGGACAGAGTCGTTTGGATAAGGGACGGATATATAGAACGT
- a CDS encoding glycosyltransferase: protein MSRSRGLLGMVLKGYPRISETFISNEIYLLERLGIPLEIYSLRRPRENFTHGLVTEILAPVTYVPEYVKLWWRTLFRTNGRFFLKHPVRYSAICLQAVIRAMERGTTATLRHFLQAGHLASLKVSDRPVVHLHAHFCHTPTSVTLFLSQLTGVPFSFTAHAKDIYTSEPSQLRRKIRKARFVVTCTEYNARYLKSVAGNINTPIYTIYHGINLSYFAYGHNPPEGEPYRILSVGRLVEKKGYDDVLKALAMLRRSPSRGKPFNFEFIHIGDGDDGEKIKKMAAELDLKDVVKFLGTLPHEKVIPFYRTSHVFVLGCKRALNGDQDGLPNVILEAMAVGIPVVATNFSAIPEAVIHGETGILVEPGRPEAIARAIEEVFERYDSSRKRAEKARRIVEEKFDQRIWIEKLHALLRQAVNEGMLLLSK from the coding sequence GTGAGCAGATCTCGGGGCCTTCTCGGAATGGTCCTTAAGGGATATCCCAGGATTTCGGAAACCTTCATAAGCAACGAGATATATCTGCTCGAGAGGCTGGGAATTCCTCTGGAGATATATTCTCTTAGAAGGCCCAGGGAGAATTTCACCCATGGTCTGGTAACTGAAATCCTGGCTCCCGTTACATACGTTCCGGAATACGTGAAACTCTGGTGGCGGACGCTTTTTAGAACAAACGGAAGATTTTTTTTGAAACATCCCGTACGCTATTCGGCAATATGTCTTCAGGCTGTTATAAGAGCCATGGAAAGAGGAACGACGGCGACCCTGAGGCATTTTCTTCAGGCCGGACATCTTGCGTCCTTAAAGGTTTCGGACAGGCCGGTGGTACATCTCCATGCTCACTTTTGCCACACCCCGACTTCGGTAACGCTCTTTCTTTCTCAACTCACGGGAGTGCCCTTCAGCTTTACCGCTCACGCAAAAGATATCTATACCTCCGAGCCTTCACAGCTAAGGCGCAAAATCAGGAAGGCTCGCTTTGTGGTTACCTGCACAGAGTATAACGCAAGGTATCTCAAAAGTGTTGCGGGAAACATCAATACCCCCATTTACACAATCTATCACGGTATAAACCTATCCTATTTTGCCTATGGTCACAATCCTCCTGAAGGTGAGCCCTACAGGATTCTGTCGGTGGGAAGGCTCGTGGAGAAAAAAGGCTATGACGATGTGTTAAAGGCTTTGGCAATGCTTAGGAGAAGCCCTTCGAGGGGTAAGCCTTTCAATTTTGAATTCATTCACATAGGGGATGGTGATGACGGCGAAAAAATCAAAAAAATGGCGGCCGAGCTCGATCTGAAGGATGTCGTAAAGTTTTTGGGCACGCTGCCTCACGAGAAGGTAATCCCCTTTTACAGAACTTCCCACGTTTTCGTCCTGGGGTGCAAAAGGGCTCTAAACGGTGATCAGGACGGCCTGCCCAATGTTATTCTTGAAGCCATGGCCGTCGGGATACCCGTTGTAGCGACGAATTTTTCGGCCATTCCCGAAGCGGTTATACACGGGGAAACAGGGATTCTGGTTGAACCGGGACGTCCCGAAGCTATTGCCAGGGCTATTGAGGAAGTATTTGAACGCTATGACTCAAGCCGTAAGCGAGCGGAAAAAGCCCGCAGGATCGTGGAAGAAAAGTTCGACCAGCGGATCTGGATTGAAAAACTCCACGCACTGTTAAGGCAGGCTGTTAATGAAGGTATGCTGTTACTTTCCAAATAA
- a CDS encoding glycosyltransferase family protein, protein MKVLLYCQHVLGVGHLYRSLEIARALQPHEVIFIEGGRPIDEVDYPGNVRILRLPALMMDENFERLFSPDGEDLEAVKNRRKEVLLETCRHERPDVCVIELFPFGRKKFRFELVPLLEMLRRDFPDTLVVSSIRDILVEKKKRDEFEKKALKYLKSFFDLVLVHSDPRVITLQESFARFDEIPVPVEYTGYVVRKPGRCGIRAPSERSGKRIVVSNGGGSVGHELIETAIDAFGLLPLNDVELDVFPGPFMPEEVKKPIESRAARYRGIRVNTFSRDFVSELLASDLSISMAGYNTMMDLLSAGVFGLVYPFKQNREQALRARRFEKFGVVRCIEKLDAEYLAGEILRCLDREPHTGREYPIDTDGALSTKRILERYSRQKKGLYRK, encoded by the coding sequence ATGAAGGTTCTGCTTTATTGTCAGCACGTTTTGGGGGTCGGGCATCTTTACCGTAGCCTTGAAATTGCCAGGGCATTGCAGCCCCATGAGGTCATATTCATCGAGGGCGGCCGGCCGATAGATGAAGTTGACTACCCTGGAAATGTTCGAATTCTTAGATTACCGGCTCTGATGATGGACGAAAATTTTGAGAGGCTTTTTTCTCCCGACGGCGAGGATCTCGAGGCAGTAAAAAATCGTAGAAAGGAGGTTTTGCTGGAGACCTGCCGGCATGAGCGGCCGGATGTCTGCGTTATAGAATTGTTTCCTTTTGGTAGAAAGAAGTTTCGTTTCGAACTGGTTCCGCTTCTCGAGATGCTGAGGCGTGATTTTCCCGACACGCTTGTCGTTTCAAGCATAAGAGACATTCTGGTCGAAAAGAAAAAGAGAGATGAATTTGAAAAAAAAGCCCTTAAATATCTGAAGAGCTTTTTCGATCTCGTTCTGGTGCACTCCGATCCCAGGGTGATTACACTTCAGGAAAGTTTTGCGCGCTTTGACGAAATCCCCGTACCCGTGGAATACACGGGATACGTGGTCAGGAAGCCCGGAAGATGCGGGATTCGTGCTCCCTCAGAACGGTCCGGAAAGCGAATAGTCGTAAGTAACGGTGGAGGAAGTGTGGGGCATGAGTTAATCGAGACGGCTATTGATGCCTTCGGGCTGTTGCCCCTGAATGATGTCGAACTGGATGTATTCCCCGGTCCCTTTATGCCCGAGGAGGTCAAAAAACCTATTGAAAGCAGGGCGGCAAGGTATCGTGGAATCAGGGTAAATACTTTTTCCCGGGATTTTGTTTCCGAGCTTCTGGCAAGTGACCTTTCCATAAGTATGGCCGGATACAATACTATGATGGACCTTCTGAGCGCCGGAGTATTCGGGCTTGTGTATCCTTTTAAGCAGAACCGGGAACAAGCACTGAGGGCCAGAAGATTTGAGAAGTTTGGGGTCGTCAGGTGTATTGAAAAGCTCGATGCCGAATATCTGGCCGGAGAAATACTTCGTTGTCTTGATCGGGAGCCTCATACCGGAAGAGAGTATCCCATAGATACCGACGGGGCATTGAGTACTAAAAGGATTCTGGAAAGATACAGCAGACAGAAAAAGGGTTTGTACAGGAAATGA
- a CDS encoding ABC transporter permease → MKEIDKGTVKKQIVLPWKHVMRIAWTFMIERWSRSVITVASLMLAVSFLAYTFFTFEILNSLWPFADPATQQKIIRAGYLMENGRFGAHPRDIWLAILAMLISLVGITNTQLMAVTERFREIGTMKCLGALDSFVVKIFMLEAIYQGLMGSLAGWLLGTILATLTALAKIGLICLLYFPAGGLGKILILTVTLTVFLSILGVSYPCIVAARMQPAVALRQEE, encoded by the coding sequence ATGAAGGAGATCGATAAAGGAACGGTAAAAAAACAGATTGTGCTACCCTGGAAGCACGTTATGAGGATAGCCTGGACCTTTATGATTGAACGGTGGTCCAGGTCCGTTATTACCGTTGCTTCCTTAATGCTTGCGGTCTCCTTTTTGGCCTACACTTTTTTTACCTTCGAGATACTTAACAGCCTGTGGCCTTTCGCCGATCCCGCAACTCAACAGAAGATAATCAGGGCCGGATACCTTATGGAGAACGGCAGGTTTGGTGCCCATCCTCGAGACATATGGCTTGCAATTCTTGCCATGCTGATAAGCCTTGTTGGTATAACCAATACTCAATTGATGGCCGTTACCGAGAGGTTTCGAGAGATAGGAACTATGAAGTGTCTGGGGGCTCTTGATTCCTTTGTGGTGAAGATATTTATGCTTGAGGCGATCTATCAGGGGTTAATGGGAAGCCTGGCCGGATGGCTCCTGGGCACGATCCTGGCGACGCTTACGGCGCTGGCAAAGATCGGGTTGATATGTCTTCTGTATTTTCCCGCCGGAGGACTGGGGAAGATTTTAATACTTACGGTTACTCTGACTGTATTTCTTTCTATACTGGGTGTCTCATATCCCTGCATTGTAGCTGCCCGGATGCAGCCCGCCGTGGCCTTAAGACAGGAAGAATGA